One Stenotrophomonas maltophilia DNA window includes the following coding sequences:
- a CDS encoding adhesin: MKATVKQTMLAMAIATASTAAAANGWDNQNANANVNHNHTVSETRNDTHNHTDNDVRNRTVNVNVQKHSNIQADERKEKNNHGVDVNLEKDLRLSTDINFSGDPNITGDIDLDSAAIAVIDNRQSISNNATSNSLVTNSASIGDSVGAGASGNLGFNVVSGDNNAQDNAASLSAADASFSFGMADAEVFVNQAGFGNATMNSGVTNAAGLGGNAFGGASGNIGVNIASGNNNEQKNALAASVATTAVAQSSISSNQVSTGNTVSNAGFVQSYTDTVQVGMHGGVSGLTLAYGAGTYRGTGNAYQMANYYLDTWNGELPHPGGNSTGHIDLDNQIQNATMNPNRPGVGGLGFDTRESGTSQFVELGVADLYASLSGTVSTTRWVNVNATNTSALSGSAFSGASGNIGVNVAAGTGNLQANSLALAVAQPSTGGGGGSGE; encoded by the coding sequence ATGAAAGCGACCGTCAAACAGACCATGCTCGCCATGGCGATTGCCACTGCCTCGACCGCCGCTGCGGCCAATGGCTGGGACAACCAGAACGCCAACGCGAACGTCAACCACAACCACACCGTCAGCGAAACCCGCAACGACACGCACAACCACACTGACAATGACGTGCGCAACCGCACCGTCAACGTCAATGTGCAGAAGCACAGCAACATCCAGGCCGACGAGCGCAAGGAAAAGAACAACCATGGCGTCGACGTGAACCTGGAAAAGGACCTGCGGCTGAGCACCGACATCAATTTCTCCGGCGACCCGAACATCACCGGCGACATCGACCTCGACTCGGCGGCCATCGCGGTGATCGACAACCGCCAGTCGATCAGCAACAACGCCACCAGCAACAGCCTGGTCACCAACAGTGCTTCCATTGGTGACAGCGTAGGTGCCGGCGCATCGGGCAATCTCGGCTTCAACGTGGTATCCGGCGACAACAACGCCCAGGACAATGCTGCGTCGTTGTCCGCTGCCGATGCGTCCTTCAGCTTCGGCATGGCCGATGCCGAAGTGTTCGTGAACCAGGCCGGATTCGGCAACGCCACCATGAACTCCGGCGTCACCAACGCCGCAGGCCTCGGCGGCAACGCCTTCGGCGGCGCGTCCGGCAACATCGGCGTGAACATCGCCTCGGGCAACAACAACGAGCAGAAGAACGCGCTCGCTGCCTCGGTAGCGACCACGGCGGTGGCGCAGTCGAGCATCAGCTCCAACCAGGTCTCCACCGGCAACACGGTCAGCAACGCCGGCTTCGTGCAGTCGTACACCGATACCGTGCAGGTCGGCATGCATGGTGGCGTCAGCGGCCTGACCCTGGCCTATGGCGCGGGCACCTACCGCGGCACCGGCAACGCCTACCAGATGGCCAATTACTACCTGGATACGTGGAATGGCGAGCTGCCGCACCCGGGCGGCAACAGCACCGGCCACATCGACCTGGACAACCAGATCCAGAACGCCACGATGAACCCCAACCGGCCGGGGGTGGGCGGCCTGGGCTTCGATACGCGTGAGAGCGGCACCAGCCAGTTCGTCGAACTGGGCGTGGCTGACCTGTATGCCAGCCTCAGCGGCACGGTCAGCACCACGCGCTGGGTGAACGTCAACGCGACCAACACCTCGGCGTTGTCCGGCAGTGCCTTCTCGGGCGCCTCCGGCAACATCGGCGTGAACGTGGCGGCGGGCACCGGCAACCTGCAGGCCAACAGCCTGGCCTTGGCAGTCGCCCAGCCCAGCACCGGCGGCGGTGGCGGCAGCGGCGAGTAA
- a CDS encoding C39 family peptidase, whose protein sequence is MSRYGLSICLLACLLLLATVSAWAGDVRFSGVLPNGALLQQKVESMQERRYRNVVRQHTDYSCGAAALATILRHAYHLQTDEATVIEGMMGVSDPALVAERGFSLLDIKRYVESLGMRGRGYRIDEARLRTLRVPGLVLMDVRGFRHFVVLKQVRDGVVEVADPILGNRSLALPEFLAAWPSRAVFVVIGSDFDRNTVLLQPSERPSARALYARQGPITDAELVDFGFSHADLF, encoded by the coding sequence ATGAGCCGCTACGGCCTCTCGATATGCCTGCTGGCCTGCCTGCTGTTGCTGGCCACTGTTTCTGCGTGGGCGGGCGACGTGCGCTTCAGTGGCGTACTGCCCAATGGCGCGCTGCTGCAGCAGAAGGTGGAGAGCATGCAGGAGCGGCGCTACCGCAACGTGGTGCGCCAGCACACCGACTACAGCTGCGGGGCGGCCGCATTGGCGACCATCCTGCGCCATGCCTATCACCTGCAGACCGACGAAGCGACGGTGATCGAAGGAATGATGGGGGTCTCCGATCCAGCACTGGTGGCCGAGCGCGGTTTTTCGCTGCTCGACATCAAGCGCTATGTGGAATCGCTGGGCATGCGTGGGCGTGGCTATCGCATCGATGAGGCACGCCTGCGCACGCTTCGCGTTCCTGGCCTTGTCCTGATGGACGTGCGCGGCTTTCGCCATTTCGTGGTGCTCAAGCAGGTGCGCGACGGTGTGGTCGAGGTGGCTGATCCCATCCTTGGCAACCGCAGCCTGGCACTGCCTGAATTCCTCGCTGCGTGGCCATCGCGTGCGGTCTTCGTAGTGATCGGCAGCGACTTCGATCGCAATACCGTTCTTCTGCAACCCAGCGAACGGCCCAGTGCCCGCGCGCTCTACGCGCGGCAAGGGCCGATCACCGATGCCGAACTGGTCGACTTCGGCTTCAGCCACGCCGACCTGTTCTGA
- a CDS encoding transporter has product MHTLMRITPLALAALAGTALAAPPTPDDGADVQALANQLEQLKSNYAQEVRRLRELDMQVQAMQARLSGKVGPMAPSTATATATAVERGSTLQSGAAVPPSSEGYASTAAEAQQAKQESRRSVDDVKQQQSALFSRRFTIENSLTYARYDRKQLTLNGFLALDAIFLGNIAIENVESDSLTYNVAARWGVSPNLTLNLDVPYLARRTVYQKGGAGGAAAAIAQEQTNGNGLGDIGLSANYRLFGERGWRPETVLTAGVTAPTGRAPYGLDWKVIERDDDDYIRFAVPREQPTGNGVWQANVGLSMVKTADPAILFANIGYVHSIPRGFNDIDSNPDTVNPGDVKLGGSVYFGAGVAFAFNERTSLSLSFSDRTSARASTRFQGGKWMKVIGSDANAASLNLGVTYALNQHTTLVTLLGIGLTPDAPDFTLAFKIPYML; this is encoded by the coding sequence ATGCACACCCTGATGAGGATCACCCCGTTGGCGCTGGCGGCGCTGGCGGGCACTGCCCTTGCCGCTCCGCCGACGCCTGACGATGGCGCCGACGTGCAGGCACTGGCCAACCAGCTGGAGCAGCTGAAATCCAACTACGCACAGGAAGTGCGGCGGCTGCGCGAACTGGACATGCAAGTGCAGGCCATGCAGGCGCGGCTGAGCGGGAAGGTTGGCCCGATGGCCCCGTCTACGGCTACGGCTACGGCTACGGCAGTCGAGCGTGGCTCGACTCTACAGAGTGGTGCGGCCGTTCCGCCGAGCAGCGAGGGCTACGCCAGTACCGCCGCCGAGGCGCAACAGGCCAAGCAGGAGTCGCGGCGCAGCGTGGACGACGTGAAGCAACAGCAATCGGCCCTGTTCTCACGTCGCTTCACCATCGAGAACAGCCTCACCTACGCCCGCTACGACCGCAAGCAGCTCACCCTCAACGGCTTCCTCGCGTTGGACGCCATCTTCCTCGGCAACATCGCCATCGAGAACGTGGAGTCCGACTCGCTGACCTACAACGTTGCGGCCCGCTGGGGCGTCAGCCCCAACCTGACGCTCAACCTGGATGTGCCTTACCTGGCGCGGCGTACCGTGTACCAGAAAGGCGGCGCCGGCGGTGCGGCCGCGGCCATCGCGCAGGAGCAGACCAACGGCAACGGCCTGGGCGACATTGGCCTGAGCGCGAACTACCGCCTGTTCGGCGAACGCGGCTGGCGCCCGGAGACCGTGCTCACGGCCGGTGTCACCGCCCCCACCGGGCGCGCCCCCTACGGCCTGGACTGGAAGGTGATCGAGCGCGATGACGATGACTACATCCGTTTCGCCGTGCCACGCGAGCAGCCCACCGGCAATGGCGTGTGGCAGGCCAATGTCGGCCTGTCGATGGTGAAGACCGCTGACCCGGCCATCCTGTTCGCCAACATCGGTTACGTGCACTCCATCCCGCGCGGGTTCAACGACATCGACAGCAATCCGGACACGGTCAACCCGGGCGACGTGAAGCTCGGCGGCTCGGTGTACTTCGGCGCCGGCGTGGCGTTCGCGTTCAACGAACGCACCAGCCTGAGCCTGTCCTTCAGCGACCGCACCAGCGCCCGCGCCTCCACCCGTTTCCAGGGCGGCAAGTGGATGAAGGTGATCGGCAGTGACGCCAATGCGGCGTCACTGAACCTGGGCGTGACCTATGCGTTGAACCAGCACACCACGCTGGTGACGCTGCTGGGCATCGGGCTGACCCCGGACGCGCCGGACTTCACGCTGGCGTTCAAGATTCCGTACATGCTCTAG
- a CDS encoding NAD(P)-dependent oxidoreductase, which yields MYIGFIGLGVMGTPMAVNLARAGNRVLAWSRSSRNDEAARSAGIERAGSVQEVFNACHTVIMMLANDEAIDAVLLRGSGDFDTRVQGRLLINMGTSSAAYSSALADQARRAGGRYVEAPVSGSRLQAEAAQLVVMLAGNEADLAEAEPLLASLGRQIVACGEVPAGLQMKLAVNLFLITLVTGLAEAVHFAEVHGIALERFAEVLNAGPMASEVSRIKLDKMIRGDFAVQASINDVLKNSGLVAGAAHEAGMQAPLIDASDALFARAQRMGLGGLDMAAVLQAIRGGREATSGA from the coding sequence ATGTACATCGGATTCATCGGTCTGGGCGTGATGGGTACGCCCATGGCCGTCAACCTGGCCCGCGCCGGGAACCGCGTACTGGCATGGTCACGCTCCAGCCGCAACGACGAGGCAGCTCGCTCAGCGGGCATCGAGCGCGCCGGATCCGTGCAGGAGGTATTCAACGCCTGCCACACGGTCATCATGATGCTGGCCAACGATGAAGCCATCGACGCCGTGCTGCTGCGCGGCTCCGGTGACTTCGACACGCGCGTGCAAGGGCGTCTGCTCATCAACATGGGCACAAGCTCCGCCGCCTATTCAAGTGCGCTGGCCGATCAGGCCCGTCGCGCGGGCGGACGCTATGTCGAAGCGCCGGTCTCAGGGTCACGCCTGCAGGCCGAGGCGGCACAGCTGGTGGTCATGCTGGCAGGCAACGAAGCAGATCTGGCCGAGGCAGAGCCCTTGCTGGCCTCATTGGGGCGGCAGATTGTCGCCTGTGGCGAGGTTCCGGCAGGTCTGCAGATGAAGCTTGCGGTGAACCTGTTCCTGATCACCCTGGTCACCGGCCTGGCCGAAGCCGTGCACTTCGCCGAGGTCCACGGCATTGCCCTGGAGCGCTTCGCCGAAGTACTCAACGCCGGGCCGATGGCCAGCGAGGTATCGCGGATCAAGCTGGACAAGATGATCCGCGGGGACTTCGCGGTCCAGGCCTCGATCAACGATGTTCTGAAGAACAGCGGCCTGGTGGCCGGTGCCGCGCACGAGGCGGGCATGCAGGCGCCCCTGATCGACGCCAGCGATGCACTGTTCGCGCGGGCGCAGCGGATGGGGCTGGGAGGGCTGGACATGGCGGCGGTACTCCAGGCGATCCGGGGCGGCCGAGAGGCCACCAGCGGAGCCTGA